A window of Elusimicrobiota bacterium genomic DNA:
GCACTCAAAAGGCTCACTTTTAACCGCCGAAGGCCGCTTGCGGCCAAGACAAGAGGCGAGCAGCAGAAAACCCCCCGCCACGACGGCAGAGATAGCTAGGAAGATCACCAACCCGATATATTCGGTCATATTTTGTTACTCATAAATTTTACGATTATCAAGGCTCAAAGGGGACCATCGCCGATGTGGACATGCGGCCCCATTCGGAAAAACTTTCCGGAAAAACGCCCGACAAGAGGACGACGCCGGCGGCGATGCCCAGCGCCAGGGCGACCGGTGCGCTAAGACGATCGGGGCGATCCCGGAGGGCAGGCTTCATGTACATCAGAACAGCCACGCGCAAATAGAAAAAGGCGGAAATGACGCTGCAAAGGACGCCTAAAACCGCAAGCAAAGTGTAGCCCGAGGCCAAGGCGCTTCTAAAAACCAAAAACTTGGCGGCGAAACCGGCCGTCGGCGGAATGCCGGTCAATGACAGCAGAAAAAGAAGCATGAGCCCGGCGGTCCAGGGTGATTGCTCAGCCAAACCCTCATAGCCGGTTAAGTCCTCACCTCGCTCACCCAAGCGTATGACCACGGCAAAAGCCCCCAACGTCATAAAAGCATAGGCAAAAAGATAAGAGGCCGTTGACGCAAAATCCATCGGAGTTCCCCCCAGCACGCCCAACAGCGCGTAGCCTGCATGCGCGATCGATGAATAAGCAAGCATGCGTTTGACATTCTTCTGAGGCAAAGCCAGGAGATTGCCGATCACCATGGATAATACGGCCAGGATGGAAAGAATTAAAGACCAGGCGTTCCAGAAATCAGGGAAAGCCGTCAAGCAAACTCTGCCCAAAACAGCGAAGCCCGCGATTTTGGAGCCGACCGCTAAAAAGGCCGCGATCGGAGCGCCCGCGCCCTCATACGCGTCCGGCGCCCAGGCGTGAAAAGGCACGGCTGAAATTTTAAAGGCCAAACCCCCGATCATGAGGGCCACGGCCACGCCGATCAGCGGCTCAGTGGTCAACGAACGCCCGGACAAAGCATCGGCAATCGCGGCGAATTCCAAATGACCGCCGGAGAATCCCCAGGCCAAAGCCGCACCGTAAAGAAGAACGGCCGAGGCGAATGAGCCGAGCACAAAATATTTAAATGCGGCCTCCGTGGCCTGAGGACGGTCGCGCTCGATG
This region includes:
- a CDS encoding NADH-quinone oxidoreductase subunit N is translated as MPLIAPYFPELALAGVALILILFARRISSPSFALAAVLFASVLSAGLAFRAPVADEFARFFKILFSATLALSAMLSLRRLSEEHVPWSEYFSLLLLATTGMMLAASAKDLLMLYLGLELMALSSYILVGIERDRPQATEAAFKYFVLGSFASAVLLYGAALAWGFSGGHLEFAAIADALSGRSLTTEPLIGVAVALMIGGLAFKISAVPFHAWAPDAYEGAGAPIAAFLAVGSKIAGFAVLGRVCLTAFPDFWNAWSLILSILAVLSMVIGNLLALPQKNVKRMLAYSSIAHAGYALLGVLGGTPMDFASTASYLFAYAFMTLGAFAVVIRLGERGEDLTGYEGLAEQSPWTAGLMLLFLLSLTGIPPTAGFAAKFLVFRSALASGYTLLAVLGVLCSVISAFFYLRVAVLMYMKPALRDRPDRLSAPVALALGIAAGVVLLSGVFPESFSEWGRMSTSAMVPFEP